A single region of the Thermotoga profunda AZM34c06 genome encodes:
- a CDS encoding metallophosphoesterase family protein: protein MILKILHTSDWHLGLESWTGSKSVDRLDETKKALLHLVQIAEQEKVELVLITGDVLHSRVSPKIEALNVLSDILAKFSEIAHTFLVLGNHDWQGLKAWKNLPIRNLTIVDYPEQITTEHFKIFFLPYTDPQRLLGTTEDSTALVGEYLNDFLVKVRNQIDEKKINILAGHLLIEGLIESDKEIALGVQIKKSVIPTGLDYVALGHIHNNSIVQQSPITCYAGSPITLDFGEEHDIKGAFIVEFDRHKAHIRHVSTPYKRLKTFRMPDYSESSLEILAKQLRDFDGYARVIFENLASNEVRKYLMENFECVTKVEFRTDIKEKDLSFATRQKIDVIDLYRNYVKGRFGELEESMVRLVEKLFKEVGEDQTTQS from the coding sequence ATGATCTTGAAGATTCTTCATACTTCAGACTGGCACCTTGGTTTGGAATCTTGGACTGGTTCTAAATCAGTCGACAGATTAGATGAGACCAAAAAGGCTTTGCTACATCTTGTGCAGATTGCAGAACAGGAAAAAGTTGAACTGGTATTGATAACAGGAGATGTTTTGCACAGTAGAGTATCGCCGAAAATAGAAGCCCTTAATGTACTCAGTGATATTCTTGCAAAATTTTCAGAGATCGCACACACATTTCTTGTGCTTGGCAATCACGATTGGCAAGGTCTTAAAGCTTGGAAGAATCTACCTATAAGAAATCTGACAATTGTCGATTATCCAGAACAGATAACCACAGAACATTTCAAAATCTTTTTTCTACCCTATACAGATCCACAGAGATTGCTCGGTACAACGGAAGATTCGACAGCCTTAGTTGGAGAATACTTGAATGATTTTTTGGTAAAGGTACGCAATCAGATAGATGAAAAGAAGATAAATATATTGGCTGGGCATTTATTGATCGAAGGCCTGATTGAATCAGATAAGGAAATCGCCCTGGGTGTACAGATTAAAAAATCGGTTATCCCAACCGGATTAGATTATGTTGCTCTTGGACATATACATAACAATTCAATAGTTCAACAATCTCCAATTACATGTTATGCGGGCTCACCAATTACGCTTGATTTTGGCGAGGAACATGACATAAAGGGTGCCTTTATAGTCGAGTTCGATCGGCACAAAGCTCACATTCGTCATGTCAGTACACCTTACAAAAGGCTCAAGACCTTCAGGATGCCTGATTATTCAGAATCATCACTGGAAATCTTGGCAAAGCAATTGAGAGATTTCGATGGATATGCAAGGGTGATATTTGAGAATCTTGCTTCAAATGAAGTTAGGAAGTATCTGATGGAAAATTTCGAATGTGTAACAAAGGTTGAGTTCAGAACAGATATAAAAGAAAAAGATCTTTCCTTTGCAACTCGTCAGAAAATCGATGTGATAGATCTATATCGTAATTATGTAAAGGGAAGATTTGGTGAATTGGAAGAGTCCATGGTGAGATTGGTCGAGAAATTGTTCAAGGAGGTTGGTGAGGATCAGACCACTCAGTCTTGA